One stretch of Callospermophilus lateralis isolate mCalLat2 chromosome 11, mCalLat2.hap1, whole genome shotgun sequence DNA includes these proteins:
- the LOC143386983 gene encoding olfactory receptor 1: MGKNQTLISEFLLLGLPIQPEHQNLFYALFLAMYLTTVLGNLLIITLICLDSHLHTPMYLFLSNLSFSDLCFSSVTMPKLLQNMQSQVPSIPYAGCLTQIYFFLFFGDLGNFILVAMAYDRYVAICFPLHYTTIMSPKLCLSLVVLSWVLTTFHALLHTLLMAKVSFCVDNVIPHFFCDMSAMLKLACSDTHVNELVIFIVVGLFLVFPFLLILVSYAKIVSSIFKVPSARGIRKAFSTCGSHLSVVSLFYGPVIILYLCPSASNSTVKDTVMSLMYMVVTPMLNPFIYSLRNRDMKGALGRVFCQKKIPTYV; this comes from the coding sequence ATGGGAAAAAACCAAACTCTCATCTCAGAGTTCCTCCTCCTGGGCCTGCCCATCCAGCCAGAGCACCAGAACCTCTTCTATGCCCTGTTCCTGGCCATGTATCTTACCACCGTCCTGGGGAACCTCCTCATCATCACCCTCATTTGCCTGGACTCCCATCTTCACACTCCCATGTATTTGTTTCTCAGCAACTTGTCCTTCTCTGACCTCTGCTTTTCCTCTGTCACCATGCCCAAATTGCTACAGAACATGCAAAGTCAAGTCCCATCCATCCCCTATGCAGGCTGCCTGACACAAATATACTTCTTCCTGTTTTTTGGAGACCTTGGGAACTTCATCCTTGTGgccatggcctatgaccgctatgtggccatctgctTCCCCCTGCACTACACCACCATCATGAGCCCCAAGCTCTGTCTCTCCCTGGTGGTGCTGTCCTGGGTGCTGACCACATTCCATGCCCTGTTGCACACCCTGCTCATGGCAAAAGTCTCTTTTTGTGTGGACAACGTAATCCCGCATTTTTTCTGTGACATGTCTGCTATGCTGAAGCTGGCTTGCTCTGACACTCATGTCAATGAGTTGGTGATATTTATTGTGGTAGGACTCTTTCTTGTCTTCCCATTCCTACTCATTCTTGTGTCCTATGCAAAGATAGTGTCCTCCATTTTCAAGGTCCCTTCTGCTCGAGGTATCCGTaaggccttctccacctgtggcTCCCACCTCTCTGTGGTGTCACTGTTCTATGGGCCAGTCATAATTCTATACTTATGTCCATCAGCTAGTAATTCTACTGTGAAAGATACTGTCATGTCTCTGATGTACATGGTGGTGACTcccatgctgaaccccttcatctacagcctgaggaacagaGACATGAAGGGAGCCCTAGGAAGAGTCTTTTGTCAGAAGAAAATTCCCACCTATGTATGA